The Vicinamibacterales bacterium genome includes the window CACGCGCTCTGGCGCCAGGCCGGCCTGAGCATCCATCCAGAACGCTCGCCGATTGGATGGCCGCGCGTCTCCGCCTCGTGCGAGTTCCACCGGCCGCTGAAGTTCGAACAGGAGTTCGAGATCGCGGTGCGGATCGCGGAGATGACGAAGCGCACCATCGCCTACACGGGCGAGATCACGCGGAACGGCGAGAAGATCGCCGGGGCCGCGTGGAAGATCGCCTGCGTCGCACGACTGGCTGACGGCAGCATCAAGTCAGCGGACATCCCCGGTGACGTGGCCGGGCGTCTCGCGCCTTTCGCACAGCGCATGGCGGACAGCGGATAGCGCGACAGCGGAACTTTTCACCGATGCAGCATCCAGACGTCGTCGTCATCGGCGGCGGACCCGCCGGGTCCACCGTCTCCACGCTGTTGGCGCAGCAGGGCCTGCGCGTGCAGCTGTTCGAGCGCGAGCGCTTCCCGCGCTTTCATATCGGCGAATCGCTGATTCCCGAAACGTACTGGGTGCTGAAGCGGCTCAACATGCTCGAGCGGATGCAGAAGAGCCACTTCGTCAAGAAGTACAGCGTGCAGTTCGTGAACGCCCAGGGCAAGGAATCGGCGCCGTTCTATTTCTGGGACAACAAGCCGCACGAGTGCTCGCAGACGTGGCAGGTGGTGCGGAGCGAGTTCGATCAGATGCTGCTCGAGAACGCCCGGGCGCACGGCGTCGACGCGCAGGAGGGCGTCCGGGTGATGGACGTCATCTTCGAGCCCGCGGCGTCGGGCGGACCAGGAGGCCCGCGGGCGGTCGGCGTTCGGCTGAAAGACCGCGAGGTCCGCGCCAGCGTGGTCGTCGACGCCAGCGGTCAGAACGGCCTCATTGCCAACCGCCTCGGCCTGCGCGTCTGGGACCCGATCCTCAACAAAGGGGCGATCTGGACCTACTGGGAGGGCGCCTACCGCGACACCGGCAAGGACGAGGGAGCGACGATGGTGCTGCAGACGCCCGACCGGA containing:
- a CDS encoding thioesterase family protein, giving the protein MAEDRAQKEFRVSRRVLFSETDVAGLVHFSNFFRYFEDAEHALWRQAGLSIHPERSPIGWPRVSASCEFHRPLKFEQEFEIAVRIAEMTKRTIAYTGEITRNGEKIAGAAWKIACVARLADGSIKSADIPGDVAGRLAPFAQRMADSG